The Thermobifida halotolerans sequence TGGAACTGGGCGCGGCGCACTGAGAAGCGGTGCCTCGCGCCCAGAAGACCGTGCCCCGGGCGGCGTGCTGCGCACAGGCGCCCCGGGGCTCACGGGGCCGACCGTATCACCCGTGGTGGCCGGTGAGCGGAGACGACGGAGAGGCGGCGGAAATCTCGGGGAAGCGGGGGCGCGATCGGTTCTCTCCGAGCGGATGCGGCCCCGCCCGCCTCCCCGAGGACTGCCGAACCGTACCGGCGAAGCCGCGGCCACCCGGGAACCGCGGGAGATCCTGGCGCCGCTGCTGATGACCGGGGCGGTCGGGACGCGGATGCGAGGAACGCGGCGGGGCCGCCCTCCCAGAGGAGGGCGGCCCCGCCCGAAGGTTCACCGCGCCCGGACGGTGCCCCTCGATCAGACGTCGTAGTACAGCTCGAACTCGCGCGGGTGCGGGCGCAGACGCAGCGAGTCGATCTCGACGGTGCGCTTGTAGTCGATGTAGGTCTCGACGAGGTCCTCGGTGAAGACGCCGCCCTCGACCAGGTACTCGTGGTCGGCCTCCAGGTTGTCCAGCACCGCGTCCAGGGACGCCGGGACCTTGGCGATCTCCGCGGCCTCCTCGGGCGGCAGCTCGTAGAGGTCCTTGTCCAGCGGCTCCGGCGGCTCGATCTTGTTCTTGATGCCGTCGATGCCGGCCATCAGCATGGCGGAGAACGCCAGGTACGGGTTGGCCGACGGGTCGGGAACCCGGAACTCCAGACGCTTGGCCTTGGGGTTGGGGCCGGTCAGCGGGATGCGCACGCACGCGGAGCGGTTGCGCTGCGAGTACACCAGGTTGATCGGGGCCTCGTAGCCCGGCACCAGGCGGTGGTAGGAGTTGACCGTCGGGTTGGTGAAGGCCAGCAGCGACGGGGCGTGCCTGAGCAGACCGCCGATGTAGTAGCGGGCGGTGTCGGACAGCTGCGCGTAGCCGCTCTCGTCGAAGAACAGCGGGGAGCCGTCCTTCCACAGGCTCTGGTGGCAGTGCATGCCGGAGCCGTTGTCACCGAACAGCGGCTTGGGCATGAAGGTCACCGTCTTGCCCACCGAGTTGGCGACGTTCTTGACGATGTACTTGTACAGCTGGACCCGGTCGGCCTGCTGGAGCAGCGTGCCGAACTGGATGCCGATCTCGGACTGGCCGGCGGTGCCGACCTCGTGGTGCTGCAGCTCGACCGGCAGCCCCGCCTCGATCATGGTGCGGACCATGCGGGAGCGCAGGTCGCTGTAGTGGTCGCTGGGCTCCACCGGGAAGTAGCCGCCCTTGTAGCGGGGCCGGTAGCCCAGGTTGCCGCCCTCGCGCTTGCTGCCGGTGTTCCAGGCTCCCTCGACGGAGTCGATGGAGTAGAAGCCGGTGTTGGGCTGGGTCGAGAACTGGACGTCGTCGAAGATGTAGAACTCGGCCTCGGGACCGAAGAACGCGGTGTCGGCGATGCCGGTGCTCTTCAGGTAGGCCTCGGCCTTGCGGGCGACGTTGCGGGGGTCGCGGCTGTAGGACTCGCGGGTGAGCGGGTCGTGCACGAAGAAGGTGATGTTCAGCGTCTTGTACTCGCGGAACGGGTCGAGGACCGCGGTGCCCAGGTCGGGCAGGAGCAGCATGTCGGACTCGTGGATCGCCTGGAAACCACGGATCGACGAGCCGTCGAACATCTGACCGTTGGTGAGGAAGTCCTCGTCGACCCTTTCGGCCGGGATCGTCACGTGGTGGACGCCACCGAACAGGTCGGTGAACCGGACGTCCACGAACTGAACGCCTTCTTCTCGGATGAAAGCGAGAGCCTCATCGGCGCTGCTGAACAAGATTACCTCCGTGCAGGTTCATAAGGCCGCGTGGGACAGGCGTCCGCCACATCGCGAAGAGCCACCCTCGCCACCTCCCGGCTACGTATGCGACGCTAGGAGCGGCCGATTTCCGACCCGTGTCTCATATGTTTCGTGGGTGTTACGGCGGAGGTCTTTTCCCGTTTGACCTCCTTCATCAACCTTTCTGCGGGTCAAGGCCGGGTAAGCCGGCGCACTACGGCCCAGTACGGTGAGGACATGGGCGAATCGAGAGGTCACGACGGTCCGACCGGCATCACCGACGGTGACAGCGGAGACGGTGCGGAGTTCCGTTACCGGGGAAACCGGCTGGACCGCCCCGAGACGGGACCGGGATCGGTTCCGGGCTTCGGCCGCCGCCTGGTCGCCGTCACCATCGACTGGCTGCTCGCGCTCTGCCTGTCGTCCCTGCTCTTCGGGGTCCCGTCGTTCTCCGCGGCGGGGGGCGCCGTCGCGTCGGGCGCGGCGGGATGGCTGCCGCTGCTGGTTTTCGCGGCCATGACCACGGTGTTGCTGATCCTGTTCGGCACCACCGTGGGCAAGCGACTGGTCGGCGTCCGCATCGCGGCGACGGGGGAGCGGGCGCTGCCGTGGCCCGCCGCGATGGTCCTGCGCACCGTCCTGCTGTGCCTGGTCCTTCCGGCCGTCGTCTACGACCGCGACCAGCGCGGCCTGCACGACCGCGCCGCCGGAACGGTCAACCAGAGGCTCTGAGCCGCGGAGGAGCCGAGAGACGGAACCGGCGTCGCCGGGACCGGTCCGCACGGTCCCGGCGACGCCGGAGACGTCTGGGGTGCGGCGCGTCAGCGCTGCTTGGGGCGCGGCATCTTGGGCATCTTGACCCCCTTGGGGATCGGGCCGCGCGGAGCCTGCATCGCCGGGGGCAGCGCCTTGAGCCGGTAGCGCAGCTCGGTCAGCTGCGGCTTGTCCAGGTTGCGGGGCAGCTTGAACACGCGCTTCTGCAGTTCGGAGACCTTGACCTGTCCCTCGCCGTTGCCGACCTGGACGTCGTAGATGGGGGTCTCGTAGGCCACGCGCATCACGCGCTTGCGTTCGGCCGCGATCAGCGACTTCAGCCGCTGCGGGTCACCCTCGCCGACCAGCACCACACCGGGGTAGCCCACCGCGCGGTGCACGACGTCCATGTTGCGGTTGGCGTTCACCCCCGGCTCGATCGTCCAGTTGCCGCGCATGTTCTGCAGGATCGCCAGCCCGGCGCCGAGCTGGCCGTCCAGCATCCGGTACTGGATCTTCTGCGCGCTCCGGGAGAAGGTGATCAGCCCGGCCAGCAGCGCCAGCGGAAGGCCCAGCAGCAGCGAGTACAGCCAGAAGCCCGTGAGGACGCCGATCAGGACGGCCAGTGCCAGCACACCCACCATGACCCCGACCGCGATCGGGATGCTCCTGGGGCTCTGCTGGTGCACGATCTTGACGACCATGCCGAACTGCTTGAACCTGCCGGGCCGCTTGGCGGCGTCCTCGCCCTTGGCGTCGCTGGCCGGGGCGGTCTGGGTGTCCTTGGGCTTCTTGGCCATATCTCAAGGATAGGGCGGGAAGGGGGACAGGTGGGACGGCGGCGGCTCCCGCCGCCGTCCCACCCGGGTACCGTCGACGCGGCCGTTCAGGCCGTGGTCGTCGCCTCGCGGCGCTCGACCGCCTGCCGGTACAGCCGTCCGGCCCGGTACGACGAGCGCACCAGCGGTCCCGACATCACCCCGGCGAAGCCGATCTCCTCGGCCTCGCGGCCCAGTTCCACGAACTCCTCCGGCTTGACCCACCGGTCGACCGGGTGGTGCAGCTTGGAGGGACGCAGGTACTGCGTGA is a genomic window containing:
- the glnA gene encoding type I glutamate--ammonia ligase, whose translation is MFSSADEALAFIREEGVQFVDVRFTDLFGGVHHVTIPAERVDEDFLTNGQMFDGSSIRGFQAIHESDMLLLPDLGTAVLDPFREYKTLNITFFVHDPLTRESYSRDPRNVARKAEAYLKSTGIADTAFFGPEAEFYIFDDVQFSTQPNTGFYSIDSVEGAWNTGSKREGGNLGYRPRYKGGYFPVEPSDHYSDLRSRMVRTMIEAGLPVELQHHEVGTAGQSEIGIQFGTLLQQADRVQLYKYIVKNVANSVGKTVTFMPKPLFGDNGSGMHCHQSLWKDGSPLFFDESGYAQLSDTARYYIGGLLRHAPSLLAFTNPTVNSYHRLVPGYEAPINLVYSQRNRSACVRIPLTGPNPKAKRLEFRVPDPSANPYLAFSAMLMAGIDGIKNKIEPPEPLDKDLYELPPEEAAEIAKVPASLDAVLDNLEADHEYLVEGGVFTEDLVETYIDYKRTVEIDSLRLRPHPREFELYYDV
- a CDS encoding RDD family protein — protein: MGESRGHDGPTGITDGDSGDGAEFRYRGNRLDRPETGPGSVPGFGRRLVAVTIDWLLALCLSSLLFGVPSFSAAGGAVASGAAGWLPLLVFAAMTTVLLILFGTTVGKRLVGVRIAATGERALPWPAAMVLRTVLLCLVLPAVVYDRDQRGLHDRAAGTVNQRL
- a CDS encoding DUF4191 domain-containing protein, which gives rise to MAKKPKDTQTAPASDAKGEDAAKRPGRFKQFGMVVKIVHQQSPRSIPIAVGVMVGVLALAVLIGVLTGFWLYSLLLGLPLALLAGLITFSRSAQKIQYRMLDGQLGAGLAILQNMRGNWTIEPGVNANRNMDVVHRAVGYPGVVLVGEGDPQRLKSLIAAERKRVMRVAYETPIYDVQVGNGEGQVKVSELQKRVFKLPRNLDKPQLTELRYRLKALPPAMQAPRGPIPKGVKMPKMPRPKQR